A part of Citrifermentans bremense genomic DNA contains:
- a CDS encoding GIY-YIG nuclease family protein, whose protein sequence is MNWQVYIILCSDGTLYTGITTDIARRLRQHASGTGAKYFRGRRPKEVLFLEGGHDRSSASKRELHIKGLSRAGKQALVQSAAKPLPNPLHLSY, encoded by the coding sequence GTGAATTGGCAGGTATATATCATCCTTTGCTCTGATGGTACCCTTTACACGGGTATAACCACAGATATCGCGCGTCGCCTGCGGCAGCACGCGTCAGGCACCGGAGCGAAGTATTTCCGGGGGCGGCGGCCGAAGGAGGTTCTGTTCCTGGAGGGAGGTCACGACAGGAGCAGCGCCAGCAAGCGGGAACTGCACATCAAGGGCCTGAGCCGCGCAGGCAAGCAGGCCCTTGTCCAAAGTGCTGCAAAGCCGTTGCCGAATCCTCTTCATCTCTCCTATTGA
- the gltA gene encoding NADPH-dependent glutamate synthase, whose product MSNDLSPKERMAIERVHMPELPADERSKNFEEVNQGLTPEQAVAEAQRCLQCKSRNCVAGCPVGVSIPEFIDALASDDLPRAAQVLRGDNALPAVCGRVCPQETQCEALCVRGKKGDAVAIGYLERYVADWAMQHPEGLIAIEAPEPTGKSVAVVGCGPAGLTAAGELARQGHKVTIFEALHDTGGVLRYGIPEFRLPKEIIDREVAVLSRMGVTIECNVIIGKTLTIPQLRSEFDAVFIANGAGLPTMLNIMGENLKGVYAANEFLTRVNLMEAGRRADSSTPILQRDEVAVIGGGNTAMDCVRTARRLGAKRAMIVYRRSETEMPARVEEIKHAKEEGVEFIMLTAPIAIVPTEDGWVSALRCQKMELGPADDSGRRRPQAIEGSEFDLPAGIVINAVGTSANPLLTATAPDLTLNKWGNIVADEEGETSIPGVFAGGDIVRGGATVILAMGDGKRAAAAIDKYLKR is encoded by the coding sequence GTGAGCAACGATTTGTCCCCCAAAGAGAGGATGGCTATAGAGCGGGTCCACATGCCGGAGCTTCCGGCGGACGAAAGGAGCAAGAACTTCGAGGAGGTGAACCAGGGGCTCACCCCGGAGCAGGCGGTTGCCGAGGCGCAGCGCTGCCTGCAGTGCAAGAGCAGGAACTGCGTGGCCGGGTGCCCGGTCGGCGTTTCCATTCCCGAGTTCATCGATGCGCTGGCGAGCGACGACCTTCCCAGGGCGGCCCAGGTATTGCGCGGCGACAACGCGCTGCCCGCGGTCTGCGGCAGGGTCTGCCCTCAGGAGACGCAGTGCGAGGCGCTCTGCGTGCGCGGCAAGAAAGGCGACGCGGTGGCCATCGGCTACCTGGAGCGCTACGTGGCCGACTGGGCCATGCAGCACCCGGAAGGGCTGATAGCCATTGAGGCTCCCGAGCCGACCGGCAAGTCGGTGGCCGTGGTCGGCTGCGGCCCGGCAGGACTCACCGCCGCCGGCGAGTTGGCGCGGCAGGGGCACAAGGTGACCATCTTCGAAGCGCTGCACGACACGGGCGGGGTGCTCCGCTACGGCATCCCCGAATTCCGGCTTCCCAAGGAGATCATCGACCGCGAGGTGGCGGTCTTGAGCCGGATGGGGGTCACCATCGAGTGCAACGTCATCATCGGCAAGACCCTGACCATCCCGCAACTGCGCAGCGAGTTCGACGCCGTCTTCATAGCCAACGGCGCGGGCCTTCCCACCATGCTGAACATCATGGGCGAGAACCTGAAGGGAGTCTACGCCGCCAACGAGTTCCTCACCCGCGTGAACCTGATGGAAGCCGGGCGCAGGGCAGACAGCTCCACCCCGATCCTGCAGCGGGACGAGGTAGCGGTGATCGGCGGCGGCAACACGGCCATGGACTGTGTCCGGACCGCCCGCAGGCTAGGCGCCAAGCGCGCCATGATCGTCTACCGCCGCAGCGAAACCGAGATGCCGGCCAGGGTCGAGGAGATCAAGCACGCCAAGGAGGAGGGGGTGGAGTTCATCATGCTCACCGCCCCCATCGCCATCGTCCCGACCGAGGATGGTTGGGTCTCAGCGCTTCGCTGCCAGAAGATGGAACTCGGCCCCGCCGACGACTCCGGCCGCCGCAGGCCCCAGGCGATAGAAGGCTCGGAGTTCGACCTTCCCGCCGGGATCGTCATCAACGCCGTCGGCACCAGCGCCAACCCGCTCCTCACAGCGACGGCCCCCGACTTGACCCTCAACAAGTGGGGCAACATCGTGGCCGACGAAGAGGGTGAAACCAGCATCCCCGGCGTCTTCGCCGGTGGCGACATCGTAAGGGGCGGGGCCACGGTCATCCTGGCGATGGGCGACGGCAAGCGTGCCGCAGCCGCCATCGACAAATACCTGAAACGCTAG
- a CDS encoding two-component system sensor histidine kinase NtrB, whose protein sequence is MSLRDWCRDVLTRYTRCSCPTEPETGKELSSPATGAVPPELGVALIELEKQLLQIQRLAGVGVMAGNIAHDLNNLLMGISGNLELLRGITEPESASLKYMDNALDASRRAANLSRQLLAFSRKGGSEIKAVDLNRVVAENLELMKGSMRKGVALSARLEPELPALEADPGQMQQLIVNLVTNAAEALGETGAINVATGTGDFPSAEFTWSRVEPKPVPGRFVFIEIADSGCGMDGETCDRMFHPFFSTKAAGRGLGLAAVLGIVKKSGGAILVDTAPGEGTTIKVFLPALR, encoded by the coding sequence ATGTCGCTTCGCGATTGGTGCCGCGACGTGCTGACCAGGTACACCCGATGCTCGTGTCCCACGGAACCGGAGACAGGAAAGGAGCTCAGCTCACCTGCAACCGGCGCTGTGCCCCCGGAACTCGGGGTCGCGCTCATAGAGCTGGAAAAGCAGCTGCTGCAAATCCAGAGGCTGGCAGGGGTCGGGGTCATGGCGGGGAACATCGCGCACGACTTGAACAACCTCCTCATGGGGATCAGCGGCAACCTCGAACTGCTGCGCGGGATAACGGAGCCGGAATCGGCCTCCCTGAAATACATGGACAACGCGCTCGACGCTTCCAGGCGCGCTGCGAACCTGAGCCGGCAGCTGCTCGCCTTCTCCAGGAAGGGAGGCAGCGAGATCAAGGCTGTAGATCTCAACCGGGTCGTCGCCGAGAACCTCGAGCTGATGAAAGGATCGATGCGCAAAGGGGTGGCGTTGTCGGCGCGGCTGGAACCGGAACTTCCCGCCTTGGAAGCGGACCCGGGTCAGATGCAGCAGTTGATAGTCAACCTGGTAACCAATGCGGCCGAGGCGCTCGGGGAAACGGGCGCCATAAACGTGGCGACGGGGACGGGGGATTTTCCCTCAGCGGAGTTCACTTGGAGCCGGGTCGAGCCGAAGCCGGTTCCGGGCCGCTTCGTGTTCATCGAAATCGCCGACAGCGGCTGCGGCATGGACGGGGAAACCTGCGATCGCATGTTCCACCCCTTTTTCTCAACCAAGGCCGCCGGCAGAGGGCTTGGGCTTGCGGCGGTGCTCGGGATCGTAAAGAAGAGCGGCGGCGCCATACTGGTCGATACCGCCCCGGGTGAAGGGACCACCATCAAGGTATTCCTCCCCGCCCTGCGTTGA
- the hemE gene encoding uroporphyrinogen decarboxylase, whose protein sequence is MNTRFLDACWGKPVDTVPVWLMRQAGRYLPDYMRVRSKCTFLELCKTPELATEVTVQPVDILGVDAAILFSDILTPIEPMGMELDFTPGPVFAKPIRTMADVEALKIPKMETDVPYVLDAVKLLRKELATKVPLIGFGGAPFTLACYMVEGKGSKDFAALKKMMYADPEVYAALMEKITTMDMEYLNAQIKAGAQAIQIFDTWGGMLSPADYERYVLPYTQRLINGLDRTNIPVIHFVKGAGTMLEIVKQAGGDVMGLDWHVNLGKARDILGDMAVQGNLDPTVLFAPNEIIEREVKRVLDENAGRPGLIFNLGHGILPTVPPEKAIFMVDCVHRLSRK, encoded by the coding sequence ATGAACACTCGATTCTTAGACGCATGTTGGGGGAAGCCGGTTGACACGGTGCCGGTCTGGCTGATGCGCCAGGCAGGACGTTATCTCCCCGACTACATGCGCGTCCGCTCCAAATGCACCTTCCTGGAACTGTGCAAGACCCCGGAACTGGCCACCGAAGTAACCGTCCAGCCGGTCGACATCCTCGGCGTCGATGCCGCTATCCTCTTCTCCGACATCCTCACCCCGATCGAGCCGATGGGCATGGAGCTCGATTTCACCCCGGGCCCGGTCTTCGCCAAGCCGATCCGCACCATGGCCGACGTGGAGGCGCTCAAGATCCCGAAGATGGAGACCGACGTCCCCTACGTGCTGGACGCCGTAAAGCTGCTCCGCAAGGAACTCGCCACCAAGGTGCCGCTGATCGGCTTCGGGGGCGCCCCCTTCACCCTGGCCTGCTACATGGTCGAGGGTAAAGGGTCCAAGGACTTCGCCGCCCTGAAGAAGATGATGTACGCCGACCCCGAGGTGTACGCGGCGCTGATGGAAAAGATCACCACCATGGACATGGAGTACCTGAACGCGCAGATCAAGGCGGGCGCGCAGGCTATCCAGATCTTCGACACCTGGGGCGGCATGCTCTCCCCGGCCGACTACGAGCGCTACGTCCTCCCCTACACCCAGCGCCTCATCAACGGCCTGGACCGCACCAACATCCCGGTGATCCACTTCGTAAAGGGCGCAGGGACCATGCTGGAGATCGTGAAGCAGGCCGGCGGCGACGTCATGGGCCTCGACTGGCACGTGAACCTCGGCAAGGCCCGCGACATCCTGGGCGACATGGCAGTGCAGGGGAACCTGGACCCGACCGTGCTCTTCGCTCCCAACGAGATCATCGAGCGCGAGGTGAAGAGGGTGCTGGACGAAAACGCCGGCAGGCCTGGTCTCATCTTCAACCTGGGACACGGCATCCTCCCGACGGTCCCGCCTGAAAAGGCGATCTTCATGGTAGACTGCGTGCACCGGCTGTCGCGCAAATAG
- a CDS encoding cytochrome-c peroxidase, whose protein sequence is MKITWILLLLTLLPGWADAAEKENMSRAQATFKPIPVHPPAIKGNKATKAKVDLGMKLFFDPRLSTSQLISCNTCHNVGLGGADLQETSVGHGWQKGPRNAPTVFNAVYNVAQFWDGRAKDLQTQAKGPVQASVEMNSNPELVVRTLKNIPGYPPLFEAAFPGSRDPVTFDNMAKAIEVFEATLVTPNAPFDRFLNGETGALNTREQAGLRIFIDKGCAACHGGINVGGAGYYPFGVREVPTAEVRPEADTGRFKVTNTASDKYVFRAPSLRNVAITQPYFHSGKVWSLRDAVVVMGSAQLGTTLNETEVNDTVAFLKSLTGKQPKVGYPLLPPSSDQTPHPQLK, encoded by the coding sequence ATGAAAATCACATGGATCTTACTGCTCCTAACGCTGCTTCCCGGCTGGGCCGATGCCGCCGAGAAGGAAAACATGTCGCGAGCCCAGGCCACCTTCAAGCCAATCCCGGTTCACCCCCCTGCCATCAAGGGGAACAAGGCGACCAAGGCCAAGGTAGACCTGGGGATGAAGCTATTCTTCGACCCCCGCCTCTCCACTTCTCAGCTCATCAGCTGCAACACCTGCCATAACGTCGGGCTCGGCGGCGCCGACCTCCAGGAAACCTCCGTCGGCCATGGCTGGCAAAAAGGTCCCCGCAACGCCCCCACCGTCTTCAACGCAGTCTACAACGTCGCCCAATTCTGGGACGGCCGGGCCAAGGACCTGCAGACCCAGGCCAAGGGGCCGGTGCAGGCGTCCGTCGAGATGAACAGCAACCCAGAACTGGTGGTGAGGACATTGAAGAACATCCCGGGATACCCTCCACTCTTCGAAGCGGCCTTCCCCGGCTCCCGCGATCCGGTCACCTTCGACAACATGGCAAAGGCGATCGAGGTCTTCGAGGCCACCCTGGTGACTCCGAATGCCCCGTTCGACCGCTTCCTCAACGGTGAAACTGGCGCTCTCAACACGCGGGAGCAGGCCGGCCTGCGGATCTTCATCGACAAGGGGTGCGCCGCCTGTCACGGGGGAATCAACGTCGGCGGAGCCGGCTATTACCCCTTTGGCGTCAGGGAGGTACCGACCGCCGAAGTCCGTCCCGAGGCCGATACAGGGCGCTTCAAGGTGACCAACACCGCCAGCGACAAGTACGTTTTCAGGGCGCCGTCGCTCAGGAACGTGGCGATCACCCAGCCTTATTTCCATTCCGGAAAGGTGTGGAGCCTCAGGGATGCGGTGGTAGTGATGGGATCGGCACAATTGGGAACAACGCTGAACGAGACGGAAGTGAACGATACGGTGGCATTCCTGAAGAGCCTGACCGGAAAGCAGCCGAAGGTGGGATACCCGCTGCTCCCGCCGAGTTCGGACCAGACCCCGCATCCGCAGCTGAAGTGA
- the corA gene encoding magnesium/cobalt transporter CorA, whose translation MLRLFRIDNGLIKEMDFERSDLPNQILHADWIDAHEPDDEERDLLELLLHTDIPESDEVDEIEISARCFVDQAGIHVHPLFLSQSEGRHVTLTVACILQTKHLITIREGDLADFRLLRMRARRGQVECRTPSELLVLLLDQKVENHADTLEDIHRQLEGVSHLVLEDEDSELEDAISKLAKLEDSNGKIRLCLMDTQRDISFLLRHLRDRADQSETLREIARDVETLMSHTTFLFDKINFLMDSTQGFINIEQNQIIKIFSIAAVVFLPPTLVASIYGMNFEVMPELKLAFGYPWALALMILSGIAPYWYFKRKGWL comes from the coding sequence ATGCTCAGGCTTTTCAGAATAGACAACGGGCTCATCAAGGAGATGGACTTCGAGAGAAGCGATCTCCCCAATCAGATCCTGCATGCCGACTGGATCGACGCCCACGAGCCGGATGACGAAGAGAGGGACCTGCTCGAGCTGCTGCTGCACACCGACATTCCTGAGTCCGACGAGGTGGACGAGATCGAGATCTCTGCCCGCTGCTTCGTGGATCAGGCGGGGATACACGTGCACCCCCTGTTCCTGTCGCAAAGCGAGGGGCGCCACGTGACGCTTACCGTCGCCTGCATCCTGCAAACCAAGCACCTGATCACCATCCGTGAGGGGGACCTCGCCGACTTCCGGCTCCTGCGCATGCGCGCCAGGAGGGGACAGGTGGAATGCCGCACCCCGTCCGAGCTGCTCGTGCTTCTCTTGGACCAGAAGGTGGAGAACCACGCGGACACCCTGGAGGACATCCATCGCCAGCTGGAAGGGGTAAGCCACCTGGTGCTCGAAGACGAGGACTCAGAGCTGGAAGACGCCATCAGCAAGCTCGCCAAGCTCGAGGACAGCAACGGAAAGATCCGGCTCTGTCTGATGGATACCCAGCGGGACATCTCGTTCCTTTTGCGTCACCTGCGCGACCGCGCCGACCAGAGCGAGACGCTGCGCGAGATCGCCCGAGACGTCGAGACCCTGATGTCGCATACCACCTTCCTCTTCGACAAGATCAACTTCCTGATGGACTCCACCCAGGGCTTCATCAACATCGAGCAGAACCAGATCATCAAGATCTTTTCCATAGCCGCCGTGGTCTTCCTCCCCCCTACTCTGGTCGCCAGCATCTACGGCATGAACTTCGAGGTCATGCCCGAGCTTAAACTGGCCTTCGGGTACCCGTGGGCGCTGGCGCTGATGATTCTCTCCGGCATCGCTCCCTACTGGTACTTCAAACGCAAGGGATGGCTCTAA